From Heliomicrobium modesticaldum Ice1, a single genomic window includes:
- a CDS encoding HlyD family secretion protein yields MRAKKAIISLALTSLLGVAAFLPDLPEQPLSRLSRTEPSRYAGFVEADVFTVVAEVTGRMQRLSVREGDTLAGEDVVAQIDDTYAELRVRQAEAALALARASGRVGDAAVSPALLAAQVAQAEHSLELARLERDRCTVRAGRGGTVQRIHVQPGQTIGPGAPIATLIDRQDLKVRIFVPAEALPQFTPGGKVRLVEGMETFAGTVEQVSEQEEFSSFIVGGSGKSGDRVFAVKIAIREGCERLRPGMSVQVKPDNGED; encoded by the coding sequence TTGCGCGCGAAGAAAGCGATCATTTCCTTGGCTTTGACGTCTCTTCTGGGGGTCGCAGCCTTTCTGCCTGACTTACCCGAACAGCCCTTGTCTCGGCTGAGCCGCACTGAACCGAGCCGTTACGCCGGTTTTGTAGAGGCCGATGTCTTTACCGTGGTAGCGGAAGTGACCGGGCGGATGCAACGGCTTTCTGTACGAGAAGGCGACACGCTGGCGGGGGAGGATGTGGTCGCTCAGATAGATGATACCTATGCCGAACTCCGCGTTCGGCAAGCCGAGGCCGCTTTGGCATTGGCGCGGGCTTCTGGCAGGGTTGGCGATGCCGCTGTCTCACCGGCGCTCTTGGCGGCCCAGGTCGCGCAAGCGGAACATTCCCTGGAGTTGGCCCGCTTAGAACGGGATCGCTGTACTGTTCGGGCTGGACGGGGAGGAACGGTGCAGCGCATCCACGTTCAGCCGGGTCAGACGATTGGTCCTGGCGCGCCGATCGCCACCCTCATCGACCGGCAGGATCTCAAGGTGCGCATCTTCGTCCCGGCAGAGGCGTTGCCTCAGTTTACTCCGGGCGGAAAGGTCCGTCTGGTCGAGGGGATGGAGACTTTTGCCGGAACGGTCGAACAGGTCAGTGAACAGGAGGAGTTTTCCTCCTTCATCGTTGGCGGCTCAGGCAAATCCGGCGACCGTGTCTTCGCCGTAAAGATCGCAATCCGAGAAGGCTGTGAGCGTTTGCGGCCGGGAATGTCTGTCCAGGTGAAGCCAGACAACGGAGAAGATTGA